In the genome of Neodiprion pinetum isolate iyNeoPine1 unplaced genomic scaffold, iyNeoPine1.2 ptg000101l, whole genome shotgun sequence, one region contains:
- the LOC138191339 gene encoding caldesmon-like yields MPIETRTGSKKESGASVDDSLQLKYTETDIEFIKQEVSNKEKRLQKEKEALEERQAEIDKKSKHLSEQFRQQEAELEKKQRAIESSKDAGLSEEVQKKLARLAELEAKEIANANTKTQRHNPTEGPAQDVPHPTQPTKGIVEEIKYPTQFKTSKVDDSKNPAQLSASVTDVKIRDTNEATGRSKMDEPRLGPVEDTQLSELLRKKAEIDREVQLLVAQNSRGTDRAVTQSIELATDATFKEPGPVCTRSKDELRLEAEILHFKKKAERKKGDLRKSVAPQKPNPVDSYRPDPLSRGAIGRNALNSENDHISIKSVVSVPTDDEDLNLEAEALAREALIRRIQKENREKLKNLRGGIAGPDLGPQELGEPGVPEELVLDKDLEIRLREQEIWERELELQEQELAYQAALADPYRERRRKLAEREEQLKKREQALKDKISGITRPQVTQVVNAEQAPVPPTLPLAEQSISVKDALAVVPKFDGKNITVMQFNRACKRALEMVTPSLEGYLTRLIRSKLADRAYAVIEDESFATLQGLLDKLTEVFAPIRSANHYRGELGQLYKYADEHVLDYIGRTRDIKTGLIEAERRKNRELTNAEIIRLDEEVCEAFVGGLPSDCRNAVLIKGYSNLKTAYERAIDASKALELDRDRARSRGASRAESNNAEPCKHCGRSNHLTDQCRATRRPAVSRPVENRESCTLCGRSTHSTANCYKNKPPSSQQSTARNTNVVECSYCKSIGHSYNECRKRRYHETISRNNSGNGAGPSGNTGSPRVTRANAIETEEVETGPSAST; encoded by the coding sequence ATGCCTATCGAAACTAGAACAGGTAGCAAAAAGGAAAGCGGCGCATCAGTAGATGATAGCTTACAACTTAAATATACGGAGACCGATATAGAATTCATAAAACAGGAGGTTTCCAATAAGGAAAAGAGGctccaaaaagaaaaagaagcgtTAGAGGAACGTCAAGCAGAAATAGATAAGAAGTCAAAACATCTTAGCGAACAATTCAGACAACAAGAAGCtgaattagagaaaaaacagCGCGCGATTGAATCGAGTAAAGACGCGGGGTTATCCGAAGAAGTTCAAAAGAAACTTGCCAGGCTCGCCGAGCTCGAGGCGAAAGAAATCGCGAACGCAAATACAAAAACGCAGCGGCACAACCCGACCGAGGGCCCCGCGCAAGACGTACCACATCCTACACAGCCAACAAAAGGCATAgtagaagaaatcaaatatCCTACGCAGTTCAAAACGAGCAAGGTAGACGATTCTAAAAATCCTGCACAGCTCTCCGCGAGCGTGACAGACGTTAAAATTAGGGACACTAACGAAGCGACGGGCCGTTCGAAAATGGATGAACCGCGGTTAGGTCCTGTAGAGGACACACAGCTGTCCGAACTTCTCCGTAAGAAGGCAGAAATAGATCGGGAAGTACAACTTCTCGTAGCGCAAAATTCACGCGGCACAGATAGGGCAGTTACCCAAAGCATAGAATTAGCCACAGACGCTACATTTAAGGAACCCGGTCCAGTGTGTACGCGGAGTAAGGATGAATTAAGGTTAGAAGCAGAAATTCTGCACTTCAAAAAGAAggcagaaagaaagaaaggcgACTTAAGAAAATCCGTGGCGCCTCAAAAACCTAACCCTGTGGACAGTTACCGCCCTGATCCACTCAGCAGAGGAGCGATTGGTAGAAACGCCCTCAATTCAGAAAATGATCACATTTCAATAAAGTCAGTGGTTTCCGTCCCAACTGACGATGAAGATTTGAATTTAGAAGCAGAAGCGTTAGCTAGAGAAGCGTTGATCAGACGCATTCAAAAAGAGAACCGCGAGAAACTCAAAAATCTACGCGGAGGAATAGCAGGTCCGGACCTGGGACCTCAAGAATTAGGTGAGCCAGGCGTGCCGGAAGAATTAGTCCTCGATAAGGACTTAGAAATACGATTACGCGAGCAAGAGATTTGGGAGCGCGAATTAGAATTGCAGGAGCAAGAACTCGCGTACCAGGCCGCGTTAGCAGATCCGTACCGGGAGAGAAGGAGGAAATTAGCTGAGCGCGAGGAACAGTTAAAGAAAAGGGAGCAGGCCCTGAAGGATAAGATCTCGGGAATCACCCGCCCCCAAGTTACTCAAGTCGTTAACGCCGAGCAGGCACCCGTTCCTCCTACTCTGCCGTTAGCGGAGCAATCCATATCGGTTAAAGACGCGTTAGCGGTAGTCCCAAAATTTGACGGGAAAAACATCACCGTAATGCAGTTTAATCGGGCGTGCAAGAGGGCACTCGAGATGGTAACACCCAGCTTGGAGGGGTACCTCACGCGCCTCATCAGAAGCAAGCTCGCCGATCGAGCATACGCAGTAATCGAAGACGAGAGTTTTGCAACCCTGCAAGGACTCTTGGACAAACTCACGGAAGTGTTCGCGCCCATTAGATCCGCGAATCATTACCGTGGAGAGCTTGGTCAGCTGTATAAATACGCTGATGAACACGTGCTAGATTACATAGGGAGAACCCGCGACATAAAAACGGGATTAATAGAAGCGGAACGAAGAAAGAACCGCGAGCTAACCAATGCAGAGATAATCAGGTTAGATGAGGAAGTCTGCGAGGCATTTGTCGGCGGACTACCGAGCGACTGCCGGAATGCAGTATTGATCAAAGGTTACTCCAACCTGAAGACAGCCTACGAAAGGGCTATAGATGCCAGCAAGGCATTAGAATTAGATAGAGATCGGGCTAGGAGCCGCGGCGCGAGCAGGGCCGAGAGTAATAACGCAGAGCCGTGTAAACATTGCGGCCGTAGTAATCACCTAACCGATCAGTGCCGAGCGACTAGGAGACCCGCGGTAAGCAGACCCGTGGAAAATAGAGAATCGTGTACGCTGTGCGGGCGGTCGACCCACAGCACAGCAAATTGTTACAAAAACAAACCGCCGTCGAGCCAACAGTCGACAGCGCGAAATACCAACGTAGTCGAATGTAGCTACTGCAAGAGCATAGGACATTCATACAACGAATGCCGTAAACGTAGATACCATGAAACAATTAGCCGAAACAACTCGGGAAACGGAGCAGGGCCCTCGGGGAACACTGGCAGCCCCCGAGTAACAAGGGCCAATGCCATAGAGACAGAGGAGGTGGAAACAGGTCCATCTGCCTCTACTTAA
- the LOC138191338 gene encoding caldesmon-like: MPIETRTGSKKESGASVDDSLQLKYTETDIEFIKQEVSNKEKRLQKEKEALEERQAEIDKKSKHLSEQFRQQEAELEKKQRAIESSKDAGLSEEVQKKLARLAELEAKEIANANTKTQRHNPTEGPAQDVPHPTQPTKGIVEEIKYPTQFKTSKVDDSKNPAQLSASVTDVKIRDTNEATGRSKMDEPRLGPVEDTQLSELLRKKAEIDREVQLLVAQNSRGTDRAVTQSIELATDATFKEPGPVCTRSKDELRLEAEILHFKKKAERKKGDLRKSVAPQKPNPVDSYRPDPLSRGAIGRNALNSENDHISIKSVVSVPTDDEDLNLEAEALAREALIRRIQKENREKLKNLRGGIAGPDLGPQELGEPGVPEELVLDKDLEIRLREQEIWERELELQEQELAYQAALADPYRERRRKLAEREEQLKKREQALKDKISGITRPQVTQVVNAEQAPVPPTLPLAEQSISVKDALAVVPKFDGKNITVMQFNRACKRALEMVTPSLEGYLTRLIRSKLADRAYAVIEDESFATLQGLLDKLTEVFAPIRSANHYRGELGQLYKYADEHVLDYIGRTRDIKTGLIEAERRKNRELTNAEIIRLDEEVCEAFVGGLPSDCRNAVLIKGYSNLKTAYERAIDASKALELDRDRARSRGASRAESNNAEPCKHCGRSNHLTDQCRAIRRPAVSRPVENRESCTLCGRSTHSTANCYKNKPPSSQQSTARNTNVVECSL, encoded by the coding sequence ATGCCTATCGAAACTAGAACAGGTAGCAAAAAGGAAAGCGGCGCATCAGTAGATGATAGCTTACAACTTAAATATACGGAGACCGATATAGAATTCATAAAACAGGAGGTTTCCAATAAGGAAAAGAGGctccaaaaagaaaaagaagcgtTAGAGGAACGTCAAGCAGAAATAGATAAGAAGTCAAAACATCTTAGCGAACAATTCAGACAACAAGAAGCtgaattagagaaaaaacagCGCGCGATTGAATCGAGTAAAGACGCGGGGTTATCCGAAGAAGTTCAAAAGAAACTTGCCAGGCTCGCCGAGCTCGAGGCGAAAGAAATCGCGAACGCAAATACAAAAACGCAGCGGCACAACCCGACCGAGGGCCCCGCGCAAGACGTACCACATCCTACACAGCCAACAAAAGGCATAgtagaagaaatcaaatatCCTACGCAGTTCAAAACGAGCAAGGTAGACGATTCTAAAAATCCTGCACAGCTCTCCGCGAGCGTGACAGACGTTAAAATTAGGGACACTAACGAAGCGACGGGCCGTTCGAAAATGGATGAACCGCGGTTAGGTCCTGTAGAGGACACACAGCTGTCCGAACTTCTCCGTAAGAAGGCAGAAATAGATCGGGAAGTACAACTTCTCGTAGCGCAAAATTCACGCGGCACAGATAGGGCAGTTACCCAAAGCATAGAATTAGCCACAGACGCTACATTTAAGGAACCCGGTCCAGTGTGTACGCGGAGTAAGGATGAATTAAGGTTAGAAGCAGAAATTCTGCACTTCAAAAAGAAggcagaaagaaagaaaggcgACTTAAGAAAATCCGTGGCGCCTCAAAAACCTAACCCTGTGGACAGTTACCGCCCTGATCCACTCAGCAGAGGAGCGATTGGTAGAAACGCCCTCAATTCAGAAAATGATCACATTTCAATAAAGTCAGTGGTTTCCGTCCCAACTGACGATGAAGATTTGAATTTAGAAGCAGAAGCGTTAGCTAGAGAAGCGTTGATCAGACGCATTCAAAAAGAGAACCGCGAGAAACTCAAAAATCTACGCGGAGGAATAGCAGGTCCGGACCTGGGACCTCAAGAATTAGGTGAGCCAGGCGTGCCGGAAGAATTAGTCCTCGATAAGGACTTAGAAATACGATTACGCGAGCAAGAGATTTGGGAGCGCGAATTAGAATTGCAGGAGCAAGAACTCGCGTACCAGGCCGCGTTAGCAGATCCGTACCGGGAGAGAAGGAGGAAATTAGCTGAGCGCGAGGAACAGTTAAAGAAAAGGGAGCAGGCCCTGAAGGATAAGATCTCGGGAATCACCCGCCCCCAAGTTACTCAAGTCGTTAACGCCGAGCAGGCACCCGTTCCTCCTACTCTGCCGTTAGCGGAGCAATCCATATCGGTTAAAGACGCGTTAGCGGTAGTCCCAAAATTTGACGGGAAAAACATCACCGTAATGCAGTTTAATCGGGCGTGCAAGAGGGCACTCGAGATGGTAACACCCAGCTTGGAGGGGTACCTCACGCGCCTCATCAGAAGCAAGCTCGCCGATCGAGCATACGCAGTAATCGAAGACGAGAGTTTTGCAACCCTGCAAGGACTCTTGGATAAACTCACGGAAGTATTCGCGCCCATTAGATCCGCGAATCATTACCGTGGAGAGCTTGGTCAGCTGTATAAATACGCTGATGAACACGTGCTAGATTACATAGGGAGAACCCGCGACATAAAAACGGGATTAATAGAAGCGGAACGAAGAAAGAACCGCGAGCTAACCAATGCAGAGATAATCAGGTTAGATGAGGAAGTCTGCGAGGCATTTGTCGGCGGACTACCGAGCGACTGCCGGAATGCAGTATTGATCAAAGGTTACTCCAACCTGAAGACAGCCTACGAAAGGGCTATAGATGCCAGCAAGGCATTAGAATTAGATAGAGATCGGGCTAGGAGCCGCGGCGCGAGCAGGGCCGAGAGTAATAACGCAGAGCCGTGTAAACATTGCGGCCGTAGTAATCACCTAACCGATCAGTGCCGAGCGATTAGGAGACCCGCGGTAAGCAGACCCGTGGAAAATAGAGAATCGTGTACGCTGTGCGGGCGGTCGACCCACAGCACAGCAAATTGTTACAAAAACAAACCGCCGTCGAGCCAACAGTCGACAGCGCGAAATACCAACGTAGTCGAATGTAGCTTGTGA